In a single window of the Zea mays cultivar B73 chromosome 5, Zm-B73-REFERENCE-NAM-5.0, whole genome shotgun sequence genome:
- the LOC100273201 gene encoding 50S ribosomal protein L24, chloroplastic-like isoform X1: MAGMASLQGAMASLSISALGAATASSSSFWGNRLATYSAPQPGVRFMVKICPIEMRLKRWERKKCKPNSLPVLHKMHVRIGDTVQVIAGREKGKVGEVTRLFKHNSTVIVKDLNLKSKHKKGTDDEPGEIVMIEGPIHSSNVMLYSKEKSVVSRVGHKFLEDGTKVRYLVKTGEVIDSVEKWVKVFKEGNSE, encoded by the exons ATGGCTGGGATGGCATCGCTGCAGGGCGCCATGGCGTCGCTCTCCATCTCCGCGCTAGGCGCGGCGACGGCGAGCAGCAGCAGCTTCTGGGGCAACCGGCTCGCCACCTACTCCGCGCCGCAGCCTGGG GTAAGGTTTATGGTCAAGATATGCCCAATTGAAATGAGA CTTAAGAGATGGGAGCGAAAGAAGTGTAAACCAAACAGTCTTCCTGTGCTGCACAAGATGCATGTTAGGATCGGGGACACGGTACAGGTTATTGCAGGccgtgagaaaggaaaggttggaGAAGTCACACGCCTTTTCAAGCACAACAGCACGGTGATCGTGAAGGACCTGAACTTGAAGTCGAAGCACAAGAAAGGCACAGACGATGAACCCGGTGAAATCGTCATG ATTGAAGGCCCCATTCATAGCTCAAATGTGATGCTCTACTCTAAGGAGAAGAGTGTGGTAAGCAGGGTTGGCCACAAATTCCTGGAGGACGGGACCAAGGTCCGATACCTGGTCAAGACCGGTGAAGTAATCGACAGTGTTGAGAAGTGGGTAAAGGTTTTTAAGGAAGGAAATTCGGAGTAA